The Congregibacter litoralis KT71 genome contains a region encoding:
- a CDS encoding ComF family protein: protein MVNSVIKGFVRDLLDYLAPQRCIYCDQPSHRQERICEVCEDALILNDSACPRCALPDMGARLCPGCLERDPALKSVTAAFVYDAAIAYFIHRWKYLGEANLSLTAAKIFKNTGITFKNPDLVIATPLHWRRQLRRGFNQSEDLLQALCALYPELNDRTAADVKLKRKKVTKAQARASRRERLSNLRDAFAVTGDVRGCRVGIVDDVCTTGATGNAMATALLQAGASEVHLICLARTPSP, encoded by the coding sequence ATGGTTAACAGTGTGATCAAAGGCTTTGTGCGCGACCTCCTCGACTACCTGGCGCCCCAGCGCTGTATCTACTGTGATCAGCCAAGCCACCGTCAGGAGAGAATCTGCGAAGTGTGCGAAGACGCACTGATCCTCAACGATAGCGCCTGCCCCCGCTGCGCGCTCCCGGACATGGGTGCCCGACTCTGTCCCGGCTGCCTGGAGCGGGATCCTGCTCTCAAGAGCGTCACCGCAGCTTTTGTTTATGATGCGGCGATCGCCTATTTCATACATCGCTGGAAGTATCTCGGCGAAGCCAACCTGTCGCTAACGGCGGCTAAAATATTCAAAAATACCGGTATCACCTTTAAAAATCCGGATTTGGTGATTGCCACCCCACTCCACTGGCGTCGGCAGTTACGCCGCGGCTTCAATCAAAGCGAGGATTTGCTTCAGGCGCTCTGCGCGCTGTACCCGGAGCTCAACGACAGGACGGCAGCGGATGTGAAGCTCAAGCGCAAAAAGGTCACCAAAGCTCAGGCCCGGGCCTCCCGACGGGAGCGACTGAGCAATCTCCGGGATGCTTTTGCCGTGACAGGCGACGTGCGCGGCTGCAGGGTCGGTATCGTTGACGACGTTTGCACGACCGGTGCGACGGGCAATGCCATGGCGACAGCGCTTTTACAGGCAGGCGCATCAGAGGTTCACCTCATTTGTCTTGCCCGAACGCCGTCGCCTTGA
- the bioB gene encoding biotin synthase BioB, translating to MNQPLPSSLTSESLRHDWQREEVAELFALPFSDLLFRAQSVHRRYFDPNEVQVSTLLSIKTGACPEDCAYCPQSTRFDTGLSVEALMEVNQVLEQARAARRSGATRFCMGAAWRSPKDRDLPALIAMIEGVKDLGLETCMTLGMLSDTQAKTLAEAGLDYYNHNLDTSPEYYGDIITTRTYNDRLETLAHVRDAGMKVCSGGIVGMGEEQSDRVGLLQQLANLPEHPESVPINMLVRVPGTPLAEEGDLDPFEFVRTIAVARILMPASHVRLSAGREDMNDQTQALAFLAGANSIFYGEKLLTTANPGANTDLALFARLGINPEEREMSGDEDADPRFYNAMEV from the coding sequence ATGAATCAGCCTCTGCCATCAAGCCTCACCTCTGAGTCCCTCCGCCACGATTGGCAGCGAGAGGAAGTGGCCGAGCTCTTTGCACTGCCGTTTAGCGATTTGCTGTTTCGGGCGCAGTCTGTGCATCGCCGGTATTTTGACCCCAACGAAGTGCAGGTCAGCACTTTGCTTTCGATCAAAACCGGCGCCTGTCCCGAGGATTGCGCTTACTGCCCCCAAAGTACGCGTTTCGATACCGGCCTGTCGGTGGAGGCGCTCATGGAAGTCAATCAGGTGCTGGAGCAGGCGCGAGCAGCGCGGCGATCCGGCGCCACACGGTTCTGCATGGGGGCGGCATGGCGTTCCCCCAAGGATCGTGATCTCCCTGCCCTGATCGCGATGATTGAGGGGGTGAAAGATCTTGGTCTGGAAACCTGCATGACCCTGGGAATGCTCAGTGATACCCAGGCCAAGACCCTCGCCGAGGCAGGTCTCGATTACTACAATCACAACCTTGATACCTCGCCGGAGTATTACGGCGATATCATCACGACGCGTACCTATAACGACCGCCTCGAAACCCTGGCGCACGTTCGCGACGCGGGAATGAAGGTTTGTAGCGGCGGCATTGTGGGTATGGGTGAGGAGCAAAGCGATCGCGTGGGTCTTTTGCAGCAGCTGGCGAACCTGCCCGAGCATCCGGAAAGCGTGCCCATCAATATGCTGGTCCGTGTGCCCGGTACGCCCCTGGCTGAGGAGGGTGACCTCGATCCTTTTGAGTTTGTGCGGACCATTGCCGTTGCTCGAATCCTCATGCCCGCATCTCATGTGCGCTTGTCTGCGGGCCGCGAGGATATGAACGATCAGACACAGGCCCTGGCGTTTTTAGCCGGTGCCAACTCGATTTTCTATGGTGAGAAATTGCTCACCACGGCCAATCCCGGTGCCAATACTGATCTTGCCCTGTTTGCTCGCCTGGGCATTAATCCCGAGGAGCGGGAGATGTCTGGAGACGAAGACGCCGATCCGCGGTTTTACAACGCTATGGAAGTTTAG
- a CDS encoding acyltransferase, whose amino-acid sequence MRDDLRPYWVKKAYLRYRRWYVDYFLRPECASLGDYSTFMKPRYVIISGPNIHIGDCFTAVAEPMHRVEIGVWGREAGAGTIRIGRGVLMSPGSRISASDEITIGDGVMMANGTYITDSDWHTVYDRTQRSDRVTPVHIGNNVWLGDHATVLKGVTIGDNSVVAARSVVTKDVPANVIVAGNPAKVVRELDPDREMITRLDYFADPEGQLRFFDDVDRMVLGQNSFWRWIWSVLCPGSRKR is encoded by the coding sequence ATGCGTGACGATCTGAGACCCTACTGGGTAAAAAAAGCCTACCTTCGATACCGTCGCTGGTACGTGGATTACTTTTTACGGCCCGAGTGCGCAAGCCTCGGTGACTACTCGACCTTCATGAAGCCGCGCTATGTGATTATCTCTGGTCCCAACATACATATCGGCGATTGTTTTACCGCGGTTGCCGAGCCCATGCATCGCGTGGAGATAGGCGTGTGGGGTCGTGAGGCGGGGGCGGGGACCATCCGTATTGGACGCGGCGTGCTTATGAGCCCGGGTTCCAGAATCAGCGCTTCGGACGAGATCACGATTGGCGATGGCGTGATGATGGCCAACGGTACCTACATCACGGACTCGGATTGGCATACGGTCTACGATCGCACCCAGCGCAGTGACCGCGTGACACCCGTGCACATCGGCAACAATGTCTGGCTTGGGGATCACGCGACGGTCCTGAAGGGCGTCACGATTGGCGACAACAGCGTGGTGGCGGCGCGGTCCGTAGTCACCAAAGACGTGCCCGCAAATGTGATCGTGGCGGGTAATCCGGCCAAAGTCGTGAGAGAGCTGGACCCGGATCGCGAGATGATTACTCGCCTTGACTACTTTGCCGACCCCGAGGGTCAGTTACGGTTTTTTGATGACGTCGATCGGATGGTGCTGGGGCAGAACAGTTTTTGGCGCTGGATCTGGAGTGTTTTATGTCCGGGGTCACGAAAGCGCTGA
- a CDS encoding glutathione S-transferase family protein: protein MEKIKLYGLRISYYTGKMEAYLRYKGIEHDFVTLNRARFRRIEEKTGTAQMPAIELPDGRFMADTTPMIAWFESQYPDTPVVPEDPVLAFLAHLLEDYFEEWLWRPAMHYRWSYQPSRLHLSRKIVDEFMTDMPVPKMIMRAVIRRRQLGRYVKKDGVSSDTWDHVESIYLKTLERLENVLSQREYLLGDKPSLADFGLFASMFRHFSQDPTASDIMRLQAPGVFEWQARLWNARWNSTSRWLDAVPGDLMPILKDVGAAYLPYLNDNARAWQQRQERFNPTTLGVQYRDVPVSQYRVWCLEELQRKARAVPQVDQDRLQTTLESANCWAPLFELKEPASGYDDSDLPFRAGKVHYDNRR from the coding sequence ATGGAAAAGATCAAGCTATACGGACTGAGAATCTCCTATTACACGGGAAAAATGGAGGCTTACCTTCGCTACAAGGGCATAGAGCATGACTTTGTCACGCTCAACCGTGCCCGATTCCGGCGTATTGAGGAAAAGACCGGTACAGCGCAAATGCCGGCGATCGAGCTTCCCGATGGCCGTTTCATGGCCGATACAACACCCATGATCGCCTGGTTTGAATCCCAGTATCCCGACACCCCCGTCGTGCCGGAGGATCCGGTCCTCGCTTTCCTCGCTCATCTTCTCGAGGACTATTTTGAAGAATGGCTATGGCGACCGGCCATGCACTATCGCTGGAGCTATCAACCCTCGCGCCTGCACCTGTCACGAAAGATAGTCGATGAGTTCATGACGGATATGCCCGTGCCCAAGATGATTATGCGTGCGGTTATCCGTCGGCGTCAGCTGGGCAGGTATGTCAAGAAGGATGGCGTGAGTAGCGACACCTGGGATCACGTTGAATCCATTTACCTTAAAACCTTAGAGCGTCTGGAAAACGTCCTCTCCCAGCGGGAATATCTTTTGGGCGACAAACCATCGCTTGCTGACTTCGGGCTCTTCGCGTCTATGTTCCGCCACTTCAGTCAGGACCCGACGGCGTCGGACATTATGCGACTGCAGGCCCCCGGGGTGTTCGAGTGGCAGGCGCGTTTGTGGAACGCGCGATGGAACAGTACAAGTCGCTGGCTCGACGCTGTTCCCGGAGATTTGATGCCGATTCTGAAAGACGTTGGAGCGGCCTATCTACCCTATCTCAACGATAATGCGCGGGCTTGGCAGCAAAGACAGGAACGGTTTAACCCGACAACTCTGGGCGTGCAGTACCGCGACGTGCCGGTCTCACAGTATCGCGTATGGTGCCTTGAAGAGCTGCAGCGCAAAGCACGGGCAGTTCCCCAAGTGGATCAGGATCGATTACAAACGACCCTGGAGAGCGCAAATTGCTGGGCGCCGCTGTTCGAGCTTAAAGAACCAGCTTCCGGTTACGATGACAGCGATCTACCCTTTCGCGCCGGTAAGGTTCACTACGACAACCGGCGCTAA
- a CDS encoding IS481 family transposase → MDERLRFVARCLEGETMSALCREFGISRPTGYKILNRYKECGLEGLEDRSRRPYRHGNKLPFQVERTILQIKREYPSWGAPKIREKLIREYPVIPPPAKSTIHAVLDRHGLVKHRRRRRHKAQGTPLSRATAPNTLWCADYKGEFQLGNRQYCYPLTITDQFSRYLLACEGLESTKTPTAITVFERVFREFGVPEAIRTDNGTPFASPNALFGLSRLSIWWLRLGIRIERIKPGHPEQNGRHERMHLTLKKEATKPASFNFLQQQERFDSFIDVYNNERPHQALEGRYPGDLFTPSTRAYRSPEPPDYPYHDRTIKVTQCGRICIGRRKINLSTVFAGQSVGIREIADNIWLVSFLHYDLGFFDEEVGRVEPAPNPFKPEL, encoded by the coding sequence ATGGACGAACGTCTTAGATTCGTCGCTCGCTGCCTAGAAGGCGAGACGATGTCAGCCCTATGCCGCGAGTTTGGTATATCACGGCCCACAGGCTACAAAATCCTCAATCGATACAAAGAATGCGGACTAGAAGGCCTCGAAGATCGCAGTCGACGGCCATACAGGCATGGCAATAAGTTGCCCTTTCAAGTTGAGCGGACCATTTTGCAGATCAAGCGCGAGTATCCCTCCTGGGGCGCCCCGAAGATCCGCGAGAAGCTCATACGCGAGTATCCGGTGATTCCACCGCCCGCCAAAAGTACGATTCACGCCGTACTCGACCGCCATGGCCTCGTGAAGCACCGACGGCGACGTCGCCATAAAGCACAGGGGACACCACTATCCCGTGCTACAGCTCCCAATACGCTCTGGTGCGCAGATTACAAAGGGGAGTTTCAGCTGGGTAACCGCCAGTACTGCTATCCATTGACCATCACCGATCAGTTCTCTCGCTATTTGTTGGCTTGTGAAGGCCTGGAATCCACTAAGACTCCCACCGCAATTACCGTGTTTGAACGTGTATTTCGTGAGTTTGGCGTGCCTGAGGCGATTCGCACCGATAACGGCACACCCTTCGCCTCACCCAATGCACTGTTCGGTTTGAGTCGCCTATCTATTTGGTGGTTACGCCTGGGAATTCGTATCGAGCGCATCAAGCCTGGCCATCCCGAGCAGAATGGACGCCATGAACGTATGCACCTCACCCTCAAGAAGGAGGCCACCAAACCCGCCTCTTTCAACTTCCTACAACAGCAGGAGCGCTTTGATAGCTTTATCGATGTTTACAACAACGAGCGGCCTCACCAAGCGTTAGAGGGGCGCTATCCTGGCGATCTCTTTACACCGTCAACGCGGGCTTATCGCTCACCAGAACCACCCGACTATCCCTACCACGACCGCACCATCAAAGTGACTCAGTGTGGACGAATCTGTATCGGCAGGCGCAAGATCAATCTCAGCACGGTGTTCGCGGGACAATCCGTGGGAATACGCGAAATCGCTGACAACATTTGGCTCGTCAGCTTCTTGCATTATGATCTAGGATTCTTCGATGAGGAGGTCGGTCGGGTTGAGCCCGCACCGAATCCTTTTAAACCGGAACTGTAA
- a CDS encoding DUF3094 family protein yields the protein MSQEQDKPEAPAAGATEGPERQLYPEDQAKVDAFLKRGVNSVERKPFKPLYLLVMLIVVVGGLSLFSQWLAHQAGVY from the coding sequence ATGTCTCAAGAGCAAGACAAGCCCGAGGCTCCGGCGGCAGGCGCCACCGAAGGCCCCGAGCGTCAGTTGTATCCTGAAGATCAGGCCAAGGTCGATGCGTTCCTGAAACGCGGCGTCAACTCCGTCGAACGAAAGCCCTTCAAGCCGCTGTATCTATTGGTCATGCTGATCGTGGTGGTTGGAGGTTTGAGTCTTTTCAGTCAGTGGCTGGCACATCAGGCTGGCGTGTACTGA
- the modA gene encoding molybdate ABC transporter substrate-binding protein, with translation MTYNAAMFLSLIPAGFLRFSRACDTTVLRPSGGNKKLCMPVLLAALLFLGSMQSRSDDSPSLTIAVAANFRPAAEQLANKFTHETGIPVQISSASTGVLAAQMRRGAPFDILLAADRARPQSLVDDVSSPGPAECYALGSLVLLGAKDLESALSDQSKSVAIANPRSAPYGIAAEAVLARYQPANAAKRRIVRGGNVQQALQFYSSGGADLALVARSLSPTAGIAVPNAWHPPIEQYAVLNGRSENPATARRFLEYLLGPDSEPVLAAFGYQQCS, from the coding sequence TTGACCTACAATGCAGCGATGTTTCTCTCCCTTATTCCCGCCGGATTTTTGCGCTTCTCCCGCGCCTGCGACACGACCGTTTTACGTCCCTCAGGCGGCAACAAAAAACTATGCATGCCCGTGCTCCTCGCGGCGCTGTTATTTTTGGGCTCGATGCAAAGCCGCTCGGACGACAGCCCATCGCTCACCATCGCCGTTGCCGCCAATTTCCGGCCCGCAGCGGAGCAACTGGCCAACAAATTTACCCATGAAACCGGCATACCCGTGCAGATCAGCAGCGCATCAACGGGTGTGCTTGCCGCCCAGATGCGCCGCGGCGCTCCCTTTGACATTCTCCTGGCTGCGGACCGAGCCCGCCCGCAGTCTCTGGTTGACGATGTAAGCAGTCCGGGCCCTGCTGAGTGCTATGCCCTGGGCTCACTGGTGCTCCTGGGCGCAAAGGACCTGGAATCCGCGCTTTCGGATCAGAGCAAAAGCGTCGCCATTGCCAATCCTCGCTCGGCACCCTACGGCATTGCGGCGGAAGCCGTGCTGGCGCGTTACCAGCCCGCAAATGCCGCAAAGCGGCGAATCGTCCGAGGCGGCAACGTGCAACAGGCGCTGCAGTTCTATAGCAGCGGTGGCGCGGACCTCGCTTTGGTCGCCCGCTCCCTCAGCCCGACGGCGGGCATCGCCGTCCCCAACGCCTGGCATCCGCCCATCGAACAGTACGCTGTTTTAAATGGCCGCTCGGAAAATCCCGCGACGGCACGCAGGTTTCTTGAATACCTCCTGGGGCCCGACAGCGAACCCGTACTCGCAGCCTTTGGATACCAGCAATGCTCCTGA
- the arsN2 gene encoding arsenic resistance N-acetyltransferase ArsN2, with translation MREPTEAELPAIEKLLVDSGLPADDLREQDLSLFRVMATPRGIDAVGGLQRCGETALLRSVATSPALRGRGIAGKVIHELEKLAVRKGLESLYLLTESAEAYFESKGYSQASRSDVPDAIRASCQFSSLCPDSAKVMRKQIVV, from the coding sequence ATGAGGGAACCCACAGAAGCCGAGTTACCGGCAATAGAAAAGCTCCTGGTCGATTCTGGATTGCCTGCGGATGATCTCAGGGAGCAGGACCTATCGCTTTTTCGCGTTATGGCAACACCTCGCGGTATAGACGCTGTAGGTGGACTCCAGCGCTGCGGAGAAACGGCGCTCCTACGCTCTGTTGCAACGTCTCCCGCTTTAAGAGGACGGGGCATTGCGGGAAAGGTTATTCATGAACTCGAGAAACTCGCGGTGAGAAAGGGTCTTGAAAGCCTATACCTCCTCACCGAGTCCGCAGAGGCCTACTTTGAATCTAAAGGTTATTCACAGGCCTCTCGGTCCGATGTTCCTGATGCGATCAGAGCAAGTTGCCAGTTTTCATCTCTCTGCCCCGACAGTGCGAAAGTTATGCGCAAGCAAATTGTTGTGTAA
- a CDS encoding serine/threonine protein kinase: MSSHPFDVLTPDAIIDAVEAAGFVSDARLLALNSYENRVYQVGVEDDTPVIVKFYRPGRWTEEQLREEHSFSEELVEAEIPVVAPIKSETGETVHRWGNLLYTVFPRRGGHAPEFDNLDNLLVLGRTLGRIHAIGATKPFSFRPRLEGQTIIEESRKLLPDSFIPTELKTAYVTLLNDLEKELAPKIQQMEAAGGIRIHGDCHGGNILWRDETANFVDLDDCMTAPAIQDLWMFLSGESNDQEIQLGEVIAGYEEFFEFDPRELHWIETLRTLRIIRYAAWLARRWDDPAFPKAFPWFNTERYWSDHILELREQFSRLQEPVLRLL, translated from the coding sequence ATGAGCAGTCATCCCTTTGATGTGCTTACTCCCGATGCGATCATCGATGCCGTAGAGGCTGCCGGTTTTGTCAGTGATGCGAGACTTCTGGCGCTCAACAGCTACGAAAATCGTGTTTATCAGGTGGGGGTTGAAGACGACACGCCGGTGATCGTGAAGTTCTACCGCCCCGGCCGCTGGACCGAGGAGCAACTTCGCGAGGAGCACAGTTTTAGCGAAGAGCTCGTCGAGGCAGAAATACCCGTGGTCGCCCCCATCAAATCCGAGACGGGAGAGACCGTCCATCGCTGGGGTAATCTGCTGTACACCGTGTTTCCCCGCCGCGGCGGTCATGCACCGGAGTTCGATAATCTCGACAACTTATTAGTGCTCGGCAGGACCCTCGGGCGCATCCATGCCATCGGCGCAACAAAGCCCTTCAGCTTTCGGCCGAGACTTGAGGGCCAGACGATCATTGAAGAAAGCCGCAAGCTCTTGCCGGATAGCTTTATTCCGACGGAACTGAAAACGGCCTACGTCACTCTGCTGAATGATCTGGAAAAGGAGTTGGCGCCAAAGATCCAGCAGATGGAAGCCGCCGGCGGCATTCGTATCCATGGCGATTGCCATGGCGGCAACATCCTCTGGCGGGATGAGACCGCCAACTTTGTAGACCTGGATGACTGCATGACCGCACCGGCAATACAGGATCTGTGGATGTTTTTATCCGGAGAGTCCAACGATCAGGAGATACAGCTGGGCGAAGTCATCGCAGGTTATGAAGAATTTTTTGAATTTGATCCCAGAGAATTGCACTGGATAGAGACGTTGCGCACTCTGCGAATCATCCGTTATGCCGCCTGGCTGGCTCGCCGCTGGGATGATCCGGCCTTTCCCAAGGCATTCCCCTGGTTTAACACCGAGCGCTACTGGTCAGATCATATTCTGGAACTGAGAGAACAGTTCTCCCGGCTGCAGGAGCCGGTGTTGCGGTTGCTATGA
- the modB gene encoding molybdate ABC transporter permease subunit — translation MLLSETEWQAVTLTLRLAGVSTVILLLVGTPLAYWLSRQRGSFGAFVEALVALPLVLPPTVLGFYLLLTLAPDALPGQLWQSVTGRQLAFSFSALVVGSVIYSLPFVVQPLQQAFARVPENLLKAAATLGASPMSQFSAITLPLCKRSFVIAGALGFAHTVGEFGVVLMIGGNIPGETQVLSIALYDHVEAMDYGSAHQIAIGLVAFSLLLLFWLYRDRGWRIGR, via the coding sequence ATGCTCCTGAGTGAAACCGAGTGGCAGGCCGTTACCCTGACCCTTCGCCTGGCGGGAGTGAGCACCGTAATCTTATTGCTTGTGGGCACACCCCTGGCCTACTGGCTTTCCCGTCAGAGAGGATCTTTCGGCGCATTCGTCGAGGCGCTGGTTGCTCTACCGCTGGTGCTGCCGCCCACAGTCCTTGGCTTTTACCTGCTGCTGACACTGGCGCCGGATGCCCTCCCCGGACAGCTTTGGCAGTCGGTGACGGGCAGGCAACTGGCCTTTAGCTTTTCGGCGTTGGTGGTCGGCTCCGTGATCTACTCCCTGCCTTTTGTGGTGCAGCCCCTGCAGCAGGCGTTTGCCCGGGTCCCCGAAAACCTCCTGAAAGCCGCGGCGACGCTGGGGGCATCTCCCATGTCACAGTTCAGCGCTATCACATTACCCCTGTGTAAACGCAGCTTTGTGATCGCCGGCGCTCTGGGCTTTGCACACACGGTGGGGGAGTTTGGCGTGGTATTGATGATCGGCGGCAATATCCCCGGCGAAACCCAGGTGCTGTCCATCGCTTTATATGATCACGTCGAAGCCATGGACTATGGCAGCGCGCACCAGATCGCTATCGGACTGGTCGCATTCTCGTTGCTCCTGCTGTTCTGGCTGTATCGTGATCGCGGCTGGCGTATCGGCCGATGA
- a CDS encoding VOC family protein, with product MLGYVTLGSNQFDQAASFYDALFAVCGAKRLMELEGFILWGTSMEAGAIALTKPFNQEPASVGNGVMAAIRANSKEIVDAMHSKALALGGQCEGEPGPRDDGFYASYFRDLDGNKLAAFFIG from the coding sequence ATGCTTGGATACGTAACACTGGGATCAAATCAGTTTGATCAGGCTGCGTCGTTTTACGATGCACTTTTTGCGGTCTGTGGCGCCAAGCGCTTGATGGAGCTGGAGGGATTCATCCTCTGGGGCACGTCCATGGAAGCAGGTGCCATAGCTCTTACAAAACCCTTCAATCAGGAGCCAGCCTCCGTCGGAAACGGCGTTATGGCGGCTATCCGCGCCAACTCTAAAGAGATTGTCGACGCCATGCACAGCAAGGCTCTGGCACTCGGTGGTCAATGTGAAGGAGAGCCTGGTCCGCGGGACGATGGCTTTTATGCGAGCTATTTCCGGGACTTGGACGGCAACAAGCTTGCGGCATTTTTCATTGGCTGA
- the trmB gene encoding tRNA (guanine(46)-N(7))-methyltransferase TrmB → MQSSSRQVQSSQRGVHPGLPALLRRHQRQPWQKPPQSVDQPALNTLDAALETHRGSVVLDSFCGTGHSTAILCGRYPDALVIGVDKSSHRLDRHPELPENGLLLQAHCEAVWRHLRERRTRLLAHTILYPNPWPKPGHLGRRIHGHPAFTELLALGGHLELRSNWRLYVEEFGVALTLLGHPSRVAISSTEGAALTLFEEKYRKSGHELWSLSADLVSSQDEAVV, encoded by the coding sequence ATGCAGTCATCGTCCCGGCAGGTACAGAGCAGTCAGCGCGGCGTTCACCCCGGTCTGCCAGCGCTGCTTCGACGACATCAGCGGCAGCCGTGGCAAAAACCGCCCCAAAGCGTCGATCAGCCGGCCCTGAATACCCTGGATGCGGCCCTGGAGACTCATCGGGGGTCGGTGGTTCTGGACTCTTTTTGTGGCACCGGACACAGCACCGCCATTCTCTGCGGGCGTTATCCGGATGCCCTGGTCATCGGCGTGGACAAATCATCCCACCGACTGGATCGCCATCCCGAGCTGCCGGAGAACGGCTTGCTCCTGCAGGCCCACTGCGAGGCAGTATGGCGACATCTCAGGGAGCGACGGACAAGGCTTTTGGCCCATACAATTCTCTACCCCAATCCCTGGCCCAAGCCAGGCCACCTGGGTCGTCGCATCCACGGACACCCGGCATTTACGGAGCTTTTGGCTCTCGGTGGTCACCTGGAGCTGCGCAGCAACTGGCGGCTGTATGTAGAGGAGTTTGGCGTGGCGCTCACCCTCCTCGGACACCCCTCGCGCGTGGCAATAAGCTCTACCGAAGGCGCCGCGCTCACCCTGTTTGAGGAGAAGTACCGCAAGAGTGGTCACGAACTCTGGTCACTGTCGGCAGATCTTGTGAGCTCTCAGGACGAAGCTGTCGTATAG
- the modC gene encoding molybdenum ABC transporter ATP-binding protein: MTQLSLNIEHRDAEGFHLSIHTDLALTGVTALFGPSGSGKTTILDAIAGLRPDISDATIAFNGKNWQEGSQHTPPWKRSLSYVFQDARLFPHMTVAQNLAFAAKHATAAPDAEQIATAMDITALMERFPETLSAGQQARVAIARALMRDPDLLLLDEPLANLDRSAAAACLACLRRIHRERELPMIYVSHQIEELSTIADQILLIANGKVTEQGPLLELASQVNTALAEDESAASLLAVEVFAQDPEFGLTELRVDGQSLWVAGSEDRGNLRRLRVPARDVSVCRERPVDTSIQNVLPVTLLEIRELSKAHCLLRLQLKQQCLLARVTRRSREDLKLRPGDQLFAQIKSTALLGDAR; the protein is encoded by the coding sequence ATGACACAGCTGTCACTCAACATCGAGCATCGCGACGCCGAGGGCTTTCACCTCAGTATCCACACCGATCTGGCATTGACCGGGGTGACTGCCCTCTTCGGCCCCAGCGGGAGTGGCAAAACCACTATCCTCGATGCCATCGCGGGACTGCGCCCTGACATCAGCGACGCCACCATCGCTTTTAACGGCAAAAACTGGCAAGAAGGCTCGCAACATACGCCCCCCTGGAAGCGATCCCTGAGCTATGTTTTTCAGGATGCGCGGCTGTTCCCCCATATGACCGTCGCGCAAAATCTGGCGTTTGCTGCCAAGCACGCGACCGCTGCTCCCGACGCCGAGCAGATCGCGACGGCCATGGACATCACGGCCTTGATGGAGCGATTCCCCGAAACGCTCTCAGCGGGACAGCAGGCCCGCGTTGCTATCGCCCGCGCCCTCATGCGGGACCCGGATCTGCTCCTCCTCGATGAGCCTCTCGCCAATCTGGATCGAAGCGCTGCTGCGGCGTGCCTCGCCTGCCTCCGGCGTATTCATCGGGAGCGTGAGTTGCCCATGATCTACGTGAGTCACCAGATCGAGGAACTCAGTACCATCGCCGACCAAATCCTGCTCATAGCGAATGGAAAAGTTACGGAGCAGGGTCCGTTGTTGGAGCTCGCCAGCCAGGTAAACACTGCGCTTGCCGAGGATGAATCTGCTGCGAGCTTGCTGGCCGTGGAGGTGTTTGCTCAGGATCCGGAGTTCGGCCTGACGGAACTTCGCGTAGACGGACAGTCTCTTTGGGTGGCGGGATCCGAAGATCGCGGAAACCTCCGCCGCCTGCGGGTCCCCGCGCGGGACGTCAGTGTCTGTCGCGAACGGCCCGTGGATACCAGTATTCAGAATGTGCTGCCCGTGACTTTGCTGGAGATTCGCGAACTCTCGAAGGCGCATTGCCTCCTGCGCCTTCAATTAAAACAACAATGTCTGCTGGCGCGCGTCACGAGACGCTCCAGGGAAGACCTCAAACTAAGACCGGGTGATCAATTGTTTGCACAGATTAAAAGCACCGCCCTTCTGGGCGACGCACGATGA